Genomic segment of Xiphias gladius isolate SHS-SW01 ecotype Sanya breed wild chromosome 16, ASM1685928v1, whole genome shotgun sequence:
ACTTTATAGATGATCATAGAGTCTGGTTGAGAAATACTGTTCCTGATAACCTCCAATATATTATGGAACCATTACTTGGAATGTGAAGATGTTTAGAATGTTGTACATTGACCAATGAAAAGGAGTTTTACTGGACATTTGAATCAGATTTAGATTCAACCGCGGCTTGAAATAATTTGTCAGTTAATCTTTTAGTCAGACGATAGTAATTCAGCAGTAACTATGTAatagtttcagtcatttttcaagcaaaatgcaacacatttgAATGTTCCAGCTTCTCGGATgggaagatttgctgcttttccatgTCAAACTACACTGACTATAGGTCAGACGATTCGAGGAATTTGAATACATCACTTCAGTCTGTAGGAAACTGCATTTCTCACAAACTTCTgttgttttatagaccaaaataTTAATTGCCTTGTCAATTAAGAAAACTCTACAGTGTTGGATTCTAAGTGTTTTACATTGGGCTTTGACCACAGGGACCGGCCCAGCGCTGCAGAGTGCATGAGCCACCCGTggctgtggcagcagcagctctgtctgAGCCCCGACCCCGCTACCCCCCGCACCGCCCGCGAAAGGAGCTGTGGCACCAAGTGGGCCGCCCCACCCGAAGACCCTGAAGACAAGGAgaacttcctggagtctccacacTCGCATGCAAAGAGGTTACGCTTCGATGAGGAAACATCCGCCCCCGGAGACGGTgacttttgaaaaagtaaaatgaaaaaggggAGGAATTGATGGCAGGGTTGCCCACTTCCTTTTGAgcttttaaattcttttaagCCTCCACAAAACCAGCTGTCTGCCGCCTCCACTCGAGAGTACTTATGTTGTGTTTATATTCCAATAATTAGCAAAATCCCAAGATCGACCACTCAAACCAAAGATAACCAGCTAAATATTGAGATCTATCACTGATCCATTGCTgttaaaaagtgtgaaaatgtcaTGTCTCCATTaatgtgtgcagtgtgtttaaCCTGAAGTATTTAATTCCTTTCATTGTTCAAATCTTTGGTGTTTTCAGGGGGTGGCATAAATTTGCTCTGTGTATGGTGTTGATTTGTCCCTGAACTGATGAAGGCTAGTGTGGAGTATTTCTAGAAAAATCTATGCAATACTTCTCTTgtatattttaaatcttttctcAAGCAGTCTGCCTTACGGTGGGAAGTGAAGTGTTCTTGTCACCAGCTCCAGTTACTATTTGTTGCACTTGTGCTTCAGCAGAAAAGTGTGATATTGAGATAAGCCTCTCTGTAGTGAGGAAGTGGGATAATGTCCTTCTTTGCATGTCGAAGAGAACTGGGGACAGCTGGACCAACATTGTGGGGAAACCAGGTTTTAAATAATGTAACCTGGCGTATGTGCTCTGTGTCTGGGTAAAATATGCTGTCCATCTCTTAGCTCCATGTCTTACGACCTGCAACATTGCTGTATTTCATGTCTGAACTGCACTTTCACTTAGAACACAACCAGCAGAATGACAGGATTACACCCAAGCATATTACATTCCTTATATGTTTGTCTCGTCCCACTTgtcaaacattcattttctccatgTCTGCTATAGATTGAGGGTTTAAATTTAGCTCAGGGCTCTGGATAATACTCTTTTTAATAACTTGAACCATAGCGTAATCCCCTTCCACGCACCTGAAAGGCCTCCGCATTTAGACTATAGCCTGTATTCGGGTTATTATAACATTTTTCTAGAGGAAACTGCATTGACAAGAAGGTTGAAAGTGAGCAACAAATCATGTTACTCATTGATTTCTTGTTTATCCTTCCATAGTGAGATAGAAACCTAAAGCTGTAATGGCTGACAAAAACGAATGACTCATACAGTCGTTCATACGCCACACCCGCACTTACTCAAATGATTTCCTCTCCGAGCTCCAAGTTCCTCTTTGTCAGCCACGCACGAGAGAAAGACGACGTTAGCACTTACTTCAAAAGCACACGTTTTGAACTGATAAGAAAAACAGGAGCTATTTATGAaagtttgtatgtttttgagTCCTCGAGAGGTTCGTTGTGGGTTTCAGTCCCTCACCAAAGCCATTGAGTCTGCGTTCGTAGTCTCGGCATTAAAAGCTACTCTGGTCCTCCTGGATCAGGGTGACTGCAGCGATCTATTCCTGTTGTTTTCATCTCAGGGCATTCTGCTCCCTCACTTTGTTTTCTACTCTTAATGTTATTCTTATAGgcctattattatttatgtgcTGGAcgtatactttatatttttatgtaaataatgtgCTCGCGTGTGCTGTAAGGAAGATAATGGTGGGAGACAGGTGATTTCGAGTGATTTAGAGGTAATTTAAAAGAGAAGGTGCAGTTGTGGATACAGagtaatgaataataaatgtttgaCTGCAGTCAATTGGGAAGATGAAAGCAGGGATTAGTTTTTAGGTGGTACTGGGAAGTAaaccaaaatgtgaaaatggacAGATGAGTCAGATGGTTTTAGTCAGAAGGAAGATGATTAAATACTCGGATATGTGTCAATCTTGAAAGATGCATTTAAGGGAGTAGTTCAAcaaatgggaaataaaaaatgtagaacGGTTCATTAACGTTCTGATGTTGACTGTTAAGATATGTAGGCATGAAAGCTTTTTTGGGTGATGATAGAGTGGGAATGATGATTTCGCCGTAAAGTTTGAGAAAGAGATGGACGTTTGTCCGAAGAGACATGACAGAACCACTGTATCATGTGAAATACGAGGTGTTCTCTTGTgagtcgctttggataaaagcgtccgccaaatgagtaaatgtcatgtcatgtcatgtaatGCTATTGGCTCACAGGATGTGCCATCTTTGTTCAAGTGAGACTCACCTCTCTTACAGTGCAGCGTCGGCGACTGGGATTGCTCTTAAGCTCCAGTGAAACATTCCTCTTTTTTCGCGAGGTGCCAAACTGAATAACacattgtatttgtttgttggtgTCACCAGCTGGTACAATGGCCTTTGTGTGGGAGAAGGGTGTCTCCAGCCACGGCCCTGCTCCAATCTGTATGCTGTCATCCTTTAAAACTGGAACACCACACTGTAAAAGACTTTCATCTCAATAAGAGATTTAACCTCACCGAGTTCGCAGCTTCAACTTAAGCTTGTTGTAAGGTTTTTCTCCAAACAGCTGACAGGTATGTCAGCGTGATACTGTCAAGAGGCTGTAAAAAGCAGAGATGCCGCATTGTCAAACTACTGTATAAGGAAATAAGCTCAAATCTTACTTCATCTCAAGAGTTAGAGCCTCTCAGAGTCTGGTTACACTGCTCTTTCTCATTACCTCTCAGGCGGGTGACAGTGTCGTCAAATGATCTTGATTCAGGCTGAAATGAGGTGCCTTGCTAAAGGAAGCTTCTCGAGTCTTTATTTTCAAACTCAGTTGTTAAAGTGAAGCAAACTTTCCTGTTGCAGCAGGATCTGTAAAAACAAGGTTTAAGACTTGACAAGTAGTAAATCTTCAGAGAAGATGGACTTGTTTTGCAGTGCAGTGATGTCAGATATCTCACGTTGCAGGATGACGAAATGCTTGAATGGGTCGGACAAAGTGGCTCATGCTTGCTGGCGCTGTTTATCTGTCACTTGAACGTGACGTGTGCCGTGGTCttgatttagttattttgtaCAGCTGTTGTACTGTGTTATTTTCAGCAGCTAGTCACGCGGtggcctctgtgtgtgagtgctcGTTGTCTGAACGGGAGGTGCTAAGCTGGCAGTCAGGCTGTCATCCACAAGAAGTGGAGCACCACTGATGTCGCCTTAaactcctctcttttctttgacTGAAGGTCACTGTAGATTAAAGTCAAGCCAGCCACAAgcacaagcaaacaaatgtTTCAGAGACGTatgtttattttgcattttatatttttttttaatgtatgagCATTCTGATTGCATttgaaatgactaaaaaaaagacataatctGTATTGTACTCTGATCAACTGCAGGCTAATATGTAGGCATcacaaagcaaactgaaaaagCTCATTAAAGATTGTAGAAAATATCTGATGGAGCATTTGATGTCTTTTGTTTAGCGAGTCCAGTGAATAAAcaggtttttctcattttcccaGTTCCTGATTTTCTACTTTCTCCacactgctgccacctgctgaCTCAAGACTGCGTTCCAGTAACTGTGTTGCTAACTGTTAGCAGGACTAAGTGGCATGGTGTTGATGTGTACCAATTACCGAGCAGATGATTTCATACACTGTATGTTATGTTGGCTGTGCCCTAGATAAATTACTTAAGTCTAATATCTGCCCTACCTATACACTCAGAGGGTTTTTAAATAGTGCAACACACAGCAAGCGGTAAACAGAATGGAATGCTCTGAAGTTACATTCAGCAAAATCAATTGCAGCCTAGTGCAAAGATGCTATGGAAGCTTACACAGAGATCATACAGACTGGAATACGACATAGAGATTTATACACATGTTGCTAAAACTGGCAGGTCATCAGCAGTCTAATCTGTAAAAGCCACTTGATTTTACCACACAACTGAGATAAAACTAGCaagtatgtgtatttttacattttgcaatGCAGATTGCTGCAGTCAGataaaaacagtacagtatatataacaTTTTTCTGCAACCATGAGGAACAAATATTTTGACAAGAAAATTAAGATATACCTTCTTGTTAATACAACTGGccaacttttttcattttaacaaaaaactttacattGTAAACATCATTAGTTTTTCtggttttaactttatttataagGTAATTTTGTAtattgtcaaaacaaaactgtaaaaggTGTGAGGAAAAGATCCAATCAAAAAGACAGCAATTGAACATTATCAGTTAAGATTTAGAAAAAAGTGACGTGTAATAACAAGGAAAGTTTATCATGAAATCAGCTGTTATAAGTTCACTGCTATAACAAGGAGAAGTGAGCagatttgtttgtctttgtcatgaTGGCGGCAATATGCTGgctaagatttaaaaaaagaaaaaaaatgctaccaAAATAAAGCTTCCTTGTTGCATCCTTGTTCTTAGATTGAAGCTATctgacatttaaacacaaaaggCCTGACAAATTATTGGTGGCAAATCCACCATCGGGATCGCACTGAAGGAATGACAGAACCGTTTTTTAACTTTCTGACCAAGTACTTGGCTTAATTAACTGGCCACAGTTAAAATACAATCAAGAATCACCACTGAGACCAACTGATGAAGTCCGGACCTGACACTGCAGAGTCAGGTCCAGACATTCGGACATTCACATGTCTAAAAGTAGCTCAACGCAAGTGCAGGTATAAAGAGAATGTAATAAGCTGCTCCGCTTCAGCCAGACATAcgttaaattaaatgtaaaatcatggCAGAAATTTAAATAAGTCACAATGTTAAACTAACACTTACACAGCTTAAATTATGGAAATTCTCTCATAAGCATAGTCAAACTGAAACTACATGAATCATTCATGTTTCAAAACCGACTGCTCTGCAGCAACTCAAAGTTTGAGccaaaatcaaatgtaaaaatgtacacttAGCCTAAAGAGGGAAATAATAAGGGAGGAAGACACTGGATGTTAAAATTATCCAAGATCCCTTTTTTCATACCTGCATATTCCTACTCTGGGTCATAGGGGAGAAGGGGGAAGGCTCTTTGATCGTTCCACCTCAGATTAAGTGCATTTAGCAGTAGAAAGGAAATACAAAGTACAACACATCAGCTTCTGTCACATGCTCTAGAGAGTCTGAGCCCTTAAATTGCCATAAAACTGAGGTAAGACCAGCGAATAAGACACACAATCTGAATTCTAATAGGCAATCTAAAGCGCTCAGTGACGTTAAAACAAACAGCTCAggtttttgatgtgtgtgtggtgtctgaCGTGCTCACAGCCACACTGAACCAAACTCAAAACTCCTGGATAACCCTGAAGTGGTTCTCAATGGAGGGAGGCTCATCCTCAAAGTGCAGCTTCTTACTTGGACAGGCCCCAAACTCCTCCAGGGTCTTGATGAAGTGTCCGTGCTCACGGCCCACCCAGGCCCGCATGGGGTCGCACACCTCGTAAGGGGTCACGTGGGCGTGAATCGACACTCCGCTGGCGGCAAGTTCCTTCAACACCTGCTTGTCCGTCACCCAGGTCTCACTGCCCCCCGGGTGTCCGCCGTCCAGCCAGTACATGGCCGAGACGCATTTAATAAAAGGAGACATCTGCGGGTCAGCGCGGGCCCCACCCAGCTCGTACACCATTTGGTTCAGCACCACGCAGCCTTTGCTGAAGCCCACCAGTGCCAGTGAGAACCCTGAGGGGATGCCATCAGCGCCTCCTTCTGGCTGGAGGGGGTTTGGTAGGTCGGCTCGCTCCATGCCATGGCTCAGCAGGGCCCTgcaaacagaaatgcagcaCAGCACACCTGTTACAACATCTGCAGTGCAAACAATATGCAGTAAATCCGACTTTTATGAAGCTCAGGGGGATGTGTTGACACATCAGGTCAGAGTCAATGCACATTTTGTTAAGGCCTCACCTTTGACCGAGTGTCTCTCAGACTATTAAAAAGTGGTTTTGGAGAACAATGAATATAAAttttcatcacttcatcattttatccttttaGACATTTGcctgaaattttgtcataattagcatatgaattcttgagttcTAGTGTTTTGTCAGGTCaaagtgaccttgacctttgaccaccaaattctaatcagctCATCTTTTAATCCTATAGAATGTTTGTGTGGCAACATTTCAGAGGTAGTGATGGTCTCACTGCCTCTGAAATGTTGCCTCATATCATTCTGTTTGTAACTCTTTATGAGCTAGAAGTGTTTTAACTGGAGAAACAGCAAACCAAATGACTAAACTGATAATGTGCAAAGTGCAAATATTCCAGCAGATTCCGTTCAACGGAACACAGCAGAAAAGATGGCCACAAACCTGAGATGGCGAAACGCTCCAAAGTCTGGTGAGTACGTCGAGTGCTCTGGTGCCCCGAACATGTTGCTCTCCACAAAGTTGTGGTAGCAGCTGAACTTGTGGAGATACATGCGCGAGGCTCTGACCACCCAAACATATTGGTCAGGGAAACGTCGGCCCAGGGTGAAGGCCACCTGCTCCAGGCTCCAGGAGAGCCACTGGGCTCCCTCAGGCTGCAGAGCCATCTCCTCCTGGAAGTTCTAGACAAGCAACACACAgagttttaaagctgcaatatacatattttatcttCACATACTGGAATAACATCAAACATGGGATATATAGACATCATCACTCCACATTTGTTTGTGTCCAAGAATATACAGGTCCCTAATCCCCCAGTTTGTctaaaattagctttttagTACACATCAAACAAAGCTTAACAAGATCAAGTG
This window contains:
- the c16h2orf69 gene encoding UPF0565 protein C2orf69 homolog, with the translated sequence MLSTRTVALVFPLITVAKAMTSVAATTSSESRGLHAAAGREACSGSPRQRLQKLPAVPGCVPSRVNDLLLLRPDADNQSTSEPEERSNNRHVVFFHGDIQNFQEEMALQPEGAQWLSWSLEQVAFTLGRRFPDQYVWVVRASRMYLHKFSCYHNFVESNMFGAPEHSTYSPDFGAFRHLRALLSHGMERADLPNPLQPEGGADGIPSGFSLALVGFSKGCVVLNQMVYELGGARADPQMSPFIKCVSAMYWLDGGHPGGSETWVTDKQVLKELAASGVSIHAHVTPYEVCDPMRAWVGREHGHFIKTLEEFGACPSKKLHFEDEPPSIENHFRVIQEF